The Coffea arabica cultivar ET-39 chromosome 1e, Coffea Arabica ET-39 HiFi, whole genome shotgun sequence genome has a window encoding:
- the LOC140015969 gene encoding cytochrome P450 81Q32-like: MERAMFLLLNHPEVLQKAKSEINNHVTDSGPLLDDLDLSKLPYLCCIINETLRLLPPAPILAPHCSSEDLGHSQTPTYGKSQASSSQKGRRACSGAAMAMRLVGLVVGNVRTLVQCFEWGSVGSETVGYNEKSGLTFGKTKPLEAMYKPCPPMINIISQL; encoded by the exons ATGGAGCGTGCAATGTTCCTTCTGTTAAATCATCCTGAGGTATTGCAGAAAGCAAAGAGTGAAATCAACAACCATGTTACTGATTCAGGGCCTTTGTTGGATGACCTTGATCTCTCCAAATTGCCATATTTATGTTGCATAATAAATGAAACACTAAGACTTTTACCTCCAGCGCCAATTCTTGCACCTCATTGTTCATCTGAAGACTTGGGCCATTCCCAGACCCCAACTTATGGGAAGAGCCAAGCAAGTTCAAGCCAGAAAG GGAGAAGGGCTTGTTCAGGAGCTGCTATGGCTATGAGATTGGTTGGGTTGGTAGTGGGAAATGTGAGAACCTTGGTTCAATGCTTTGAGTGGGGGAGTGTAGGATCTGAAACGGTAGGCTATAATGAAAAATCTGGCCTCACTTTTGGTAAGACCAAGCCTTTGGAGGCAATGTACAAGCCTTGCCCTCCCATGATCAATATAATTTCCCAGCTTTGA